The proteins below are encoded in one region of Homalodisca vitripennis isolate AUS2020 unplaced genomic scaffold, UT_GWSS_2.1 ScUCBcl_10440;HRSCAF=19334, whole genome shotgun sequence:
- the LOC124374837 gene encoding RING-type E3 ubiquitin-protein ligase PPIL2-like: MGKRQHQKDKLYLTYNEWTTLYGGKKGGSREVKLFGDFPFDHCCVSLQQPFENPYCDREGNIFELEAILGFLKKYKINPVSGKPLDSKSLIKLNFYKKCPQDDPTS; encoded by the exons CTACCTGACTTACAATGAGTGGACAACATTGTATGGCGGTAAAAAAGGCGGGTCCAGAGAAGTCAAACTTTTCGGAGACTTCCCATTTGACCATTGCTGTGTTAGTCTTCAGCAGCCGTTTGAAAACCCTTACTGTGACCGAGAAGGAAACATATTTGAGTTGGAAGCTATTTTGGGATTTCTTAAGAAATACAAGATCAATCCTGTTTCTGGAAAG CCGTTGGACTCCAAGTCTCTGATAAAGCTGAACTTCTATAAAAAATGCCCCCAGGACGA TCCCACATCGTAG